A portion of the Stigmatopora argus isolate UIUO_Sarg chromosome 15, RoL_Sarg_1.0, whole genome shotgun sequence genome contains these proteins:
- the spdya gene encoding speedy protein A — protein sequence MMKPTKQMICTSPTFGVSPRGTPIKWRRVVLKRIRNYQYQEEQGPPKSRSTIETRIQTTSLPKLIFIQQEEMTSYLKLFDDGLIHKFLLMDICCKMTDKYLLAMVFIYFKRSHLTIAEYTRKNFFIALHLANTMEEDEDSKCEIFPWALGKTWRRKFRQFLKQRDQLWARIDFRAAVSRSYCEQVMAITPTHFAWKRERSEQHSGAHRRYEERNRFRLPRGPTASPVACAHCNSKGEFKQQTVFFQVPPSLPLHSYNFARPRITRKNMKKTPLGTSETRWRWGSYTSDQPFSAHVCHLGTASSKSSMLDYTTEE from the exons ATGATGAAACCAACTAAACAGATGATTTGTACCTCCCCCACATTTGGGGTAAGCCCCAGAGGAACCCCTATCAAGTGGAGAAGAGTTGTTCTTAAAAGAATCAGGAATTACCAATACCAAGAAGAACAAGGTCCACCAAAGAGCCGCAGCACAATTGAGACTCGTATTCAGACAACGTCTCTACCGAAGTTAATTTTCATTCAGCAGGAAGAAATGACCTCATATTTAAAACTTTTCG ATGATGGTCTTATTCACAAGTTTTTGTTGATGGACATTTGCTGTAAAATGACAGACAAG tatctTCTGGCcatggtttttatttatttcaaaaggtCACATTTGACCATTGCTGAATACACCAGGAAGAACTTTTTCATCGCGCT GCACCTTGCCAACACCATGGAGGAAGACGAAGACAGTAAATGTGAAATTTTTCCATGGGCTTTGGGTAAAACCTGGAGAAGGAAGTTTCGACAATTTCTCAAGCAGAGAGACCAACTTTGGGCACGCATTGACTTCAGAGCTGCTGTCAGCAGAAGCTATTGTGAACAG GTGATGGCCATCACGCCAACTCACTTTGCATGGAAACGGGAGCGCTCAGAGCAACACAGCGGCGCTCACAGGCGTTACGAGGAAAGAAACCGGTTCCGTCTTCCCCGCGGTCCGACGGCATCCCCAGTCGCTTGTGCTCACTGTAACAGCAAAGGCGAATTCAAACAGCAGACGGTTTTCTTCCAAGTACCCCCAAGTCTCCCTCTGCATAGCTATAACTTTGCACGTCCTAGAATTACCCGCAAGAATATGAAGAAAACCCCACTTGGGACAAGTGAAACTCGCTGGAGATGGGGATCTTACACCAGTGACCAACCATTTTCTGCACACGTCTGCCACCTG GGAACGGCTTCCTCAAAGTCCTCCATGCTTGATTACACCACTGAAGAATAG
- the LOC144090020 gene encoding cell cycle control protein 50A-like, with product MMASSYNAKEEDGHHSGPSNHGGGGAVKSKKPDNTAFKQQRLPAWQPILTAGTVLPAFFVIGLIFIPIGIGLYVTSNNIKEFELDYTGVDVSSPCFTCAKNYSWNRTTPCFCSVNFTLEQPFESNVFMYYGLSNFYQNHRRYVKSRDDSQLNGDRSALTNPSKECEPYRTSEGLPIAPCGAIANSLFNDSLVLYHIDSNGTRIQIPLMKKGIAWWTDKHVKFRNPGGNDNLTIAFQGTSKPVNWRKPVFELDPDDHDNNGFINEDFIVWMRTAALPTFRKLFRIIQKKSTSTPTLASGRYTLDITYNYPVLSFDGRKRMILSTISWMGGKNPFLGIAYITVGSICFFLGVVLLVIHHKYDSRNTSADIPN from the exons ATGATGGCGTCGAGCTATAACGCTAAGGAAGAGGACGGCCACCACTCGGGCCCCTCGAACCACGGTGGTGGCGGAGCCGTGAAAAGCAAGAAGCCGGACAATACGGCTTTTAAACAACAGAGGCTACCCGCTTGGCAGCCTATCCTGACGGCTGGAACCGTGCTGCCCGCATTCTTCGTCATTGGTCTCATCTTCATCCCCATTGGCATCGGCCTCTATGTTACTTCAAACAACATCAAAGAGTTCGAG CTTGATTACACCGGTGTGGACGTGTCAAGCCCCTGTTTTACTTGTGCCAAAAACTACAGTTGGAACCGGACGACACCCTGTTTTTGCTCAGTGAATTTCACTTTGGAACAGCCTTTTGAG AGCAACGTCTTCATGTACTACGGCTTATCCAACTTCTATCAGAACCACAGGCGCTACGTGAAATCCAGGGATGACAGTCAGCTCAACGGGGACCGCTCTGCTTTGACG AATCCCAGTAAGGAATGCGAACCTTATCGTACCAGTGAAGGCCTGCCCATTGCGCCTTGCGGGGCCATTGCCAACAGCCTCTTCAACG ACTCCCTGGTGCTCTATCATATCGACTCCAACGGCACCAGAATCCAAATCCCTCTCATGAAGAAGGGCATTGCTTGGTGGACGGACAAGCACGTCAAGTTTAGGAATCCCGGCGGCAATGACAACCTTACCATTGCTTTTCAAG GTACTAGCAAACCAGTCAACTGGAGAAAACCAGTGTTTGAGCTTGACCCGGATGACCACGACAACAATGGCTTCATCAACGAGGACTTTATCGTGTGGATGCGCACGGCCGCCTTACCCACGTTCCGCAAGCTCTTCAGGATCATCCAGAAAAAGTCCACCTCCACCCCAACGCTAGCTAGCGGCAGATACACGCTGGATATAACCTACA ATTACCCCGTCTTGAGTTTCGATGGTCGCAAACGAATGATCTTGAGCACCATTTCCTGGATGGGCGGGAAGAATCCTTTCCTGGGCATCGCCTATATCACCGTGGGCTCCATTTGCTTCTTCCTGGGCGTGGTTTTGCTCGTCATCCACCACAAATACGACTCGCGCAACACCAGCGCCGATATCCctaactaa